A stretch of DNA from Anabrus simplex isolate iqAnaSimp1 chromosome 12, ASM4041472v1, whole genome shotgun sequence:
AAtcatattttaatatgtatttgtCTTTGTCTATTTTACTTATCTTACAAGTATTTCCGCTGATGATGTCCTCCacgaaggacgaaacatgtcccgacatttgttaattgctaattaaatAAACCTCCAAAAAATTAGTTTTGGGCTCTTGCCGTGTCACAAACCAAgattacatttcgcagagaactttgctccaggtcttcagaagaaaatctcatctgttcatgAGCAAAACTTTGACTGGTAacagtattaattattttataatgaatTAATTCACAGTCGTGGACAAGGCCTACATTataacatggttatgtttaagaaAGTCTCAGTGGTTCAGATTCCATATAAATCTCTAGTTTGAGTGCCCTACAATATTAAAAGTCGTATAAAACTCCTAGGTTGACTGCTTTTTTTAATCctaaaattatttaaaagtatacATTAAATTTATAACATTACTTTGTGGATTAAAAACAAAATCATTCCTTAAACTAATCAGAAATATTACCTCAACGAAGTTGGTATGCTTTGCATCCCTCACTGTCACCACAGCATGGACTTCTTCTATCAGCTTCTGcttttcatcatcatcaaagttcatGTACCACTTAGCCAATCTGGTTTTACCAGCTCGATTCTGAATCAAAATGAATCGAATCtaaaacaaaatagcacaaaaCCCTAGTAACAGTTTAAATGGAACATAATGATTATAAaatacaaaaattattttttaaggtACAATAACAAGAAGAACCTCGTTTTTCACATTATAAGGGTATTTTTAAGGTATTATTTCACACATATCTGGGagaattttaataatattatgaaGAATGTGCATTAAATCTGAGAAATATTACACAATACCTTCCTATTGAGGAGCGCAATGCTTTATTATGCTTTTATGATTTACGGACAACTTACGAATCACGGGAAAACAAAAATTTACAGAAATCAATTCATATGCAAAGGTGCTGGATTTTAGACATGAATATGGAAAGCTTTGATGCTTCAAAGTTTCCTTCAAATCTGTTTTTGGAATGGTTTCATCCACTATACAGAATGTGCAAGAGAGCTATTACAACCTTGTCCCCTGTTAAAAGCTACAATCTTAAATGTATAAAGGCACATATGTGAAATGGATATCCCTATAGGTCTTATTTCCTCCAGCAATTTATTTGTAAAGTAATGATACAAACCACAGGTGTACAGccttaataataagaataataaaatatatttctgaACTGGAATCTActatgtaaaaaaacaaaacaaggataCAGTAATGAAAGTCattttaatataattataaatGACAAGGAAAAAGACTTTCTCTAAACATAAAATTCACAGACTTTATGCTCGTTACCATGGACCTGATAAATTAAGGTCCTATAGTGTCATACAGATTATTCTTCAGAATTCAAGTAGATAAAAAGGGTTACACTTATTCAATTCAAAATACATTCTTGTTATCTTAATGGACCATGCCGCTAAAATGCATATAATTATTCACCAATTCATGATTCTGCTATTAATCCCCACCAACATGGGTTTCTCCCAATTTGAGTATTGTACTATAAAATGTTGAAAACTGTGCAGGAATTCAACACCGCAACCTTCAGTTTTATACTAACAAGGCTACAAAGACAGCCTTCTTCAACCAGAGCCCTAGTTAAtgatataacaaaaacaaaatatgcCACAATGTTTAAATTAGACCTGTAACACCTACTGCAGTTACGAATACAATATTAATTCTCATTACAACATGGCAAATAAATCTATGGCTCTTGTCCAAGATGTTCATCTTCAGATTCTGACAAAACAAAATACTTCGCAAACAATTCTACAATATTACTTATTGCTGTATATTTATAACCTCCATTAAGTTTAAATAAATAGCATCGAGAATAGAATTTTGGTGATAACCAAGATAATAAAGAACAGCATTCAAACGAACTCAGTAACAGATAGATTTATAGTCACCACCAACTACTCAGTTCGTACCATTTTTAAAAGTGACACTTGCACTTCTATTGCCTGATACACCCCCTCAGCAGAAGATCGCTGTCGCCATTCAACTTCGTTTACAGCGCTCCGTTCCGGAAGTAATTATTTTCGTACCAACCCATGCCATTCGAAACTTGACACGTGAGTGataagaaataaaggaaataaatacgTTGTGGATAAATAATTAATGTCATTAATAAACCTTATAATATAATTGTCACTAATACATGGTTAATTATCATAACACCAGAAAAATTATACACGTTCTACACAAACACAAGGGATTTCGATATCACGAAAATTAACATGTACCAACTTATTCGTATACAAGATCTCTACTTCCAAGTGACATTGGTATAGCCCATCATCCTTCAATACAATCAAGAAGGAGATTACAAATATATATCTACAGCGAATAATTCCTTGCCAGTGAAGACCTATATTAATTTCTAAAATCATGACAAGACTTCCTCTTCGTTATGTTTCTGACGTTTACACTTGCACATACTGGTTGGTTAACAACTGCTGTTCGCAATTCGCATATGGGAGTATACACAAATACAGTAACCAAAAGATTCAGGGAGTCGCTATTAGCGAAACCCATTAAATTTTAAAgaaagcagaggaagaagaaggagattcAGGGAGTCGACTGGAATCGTGATTTCATTTCCCGAAATTCACATGGCGCAGGTTATTCCGTTCCTATTGAAGTATTTGCCGTAAGTATAGAACTTCTCTATCGTACACCTTTCATTTGCAAGATCAAGTGGAATACTGTGGAAATTCGAAATAACTAAACAGAGATGTTTTATTCTACAGGCGTTTACCTGTTATTCGACAGCTATCGTCTGTGGCATCTCGTTTGAACATCGCCCCACAGCCTAGTTTGTCATCCGCTGTGCGACAACTACACTCTGTTGCTGGCTTTTCCAATTTTATAACTACAACTGTGGCGCCTCAAAACTGTCAAGGATGTCTATCTCGCCAGCTTCCTGGAATGGCTTCTACATCCCTTCTTCAGACAAACAGCCTGCCGAATTTATTCCAAGTTCGAACGAACGTACGATGTCATTTTCCTAGACCCAGTGAGCGCAAACGCATTAAGCGTCATGGCTGGCGAAAACGAATGTCGACACTGCCTGGTCGTCGAATTCTTATGCGTAGAATATTAAAGGGCCGATATGTACTGtctcattagtgttatttagttcGTGACATTACTTTTATGCACATTGGTATTCAGTGGTTTTCTTTTCCTTTCGATGCTCTGAAATGTCAATATTTCTTCACTAATGTTGACAGTATATTGTGTAGTATGTATATTTGTTAAAAGAGGAATGGGAAAGATGCTTAGTGGCTTTATAATTTACGACGACATAACTTACGAGCATTGATAATAAAATTACTTTGTTCTTAAATTTATCCGTAAATTGCCTTACAGGCAAATATTTTAGTAAACTTGCAAAATCTGTAAGATTGAGAACTGCTGTGGATGGCTTCTGCAGActgcctttgatttatttttatactagctgatgtacccgtgcttcgctacgggattctcagaaagactgactttgtggttttcttaacctgaaatcaacataggtcattacaaaaacgtaagtatgaatgtagcgattaaaagcaatgctatcatataaaatactcgatcaaatggaaagccgcacgttttatcacttttaacgaacagtgctgcggttagattgcggtgccaatctaatagtccaaagttccagagctgggatgaccaggccgcagattgccatgaacactcatctgccattattccgcgaAATattcacactgttcattccaatcagtgcctcaaagtagggattgaatatcccgaatgctatgatgatccaatgtgttacgtaccggtagtatcataaaatttataaaccacgggaatgtcatgctaaagaagaaagttatctaactccccagctacttcccatcaatattcaggcaggctgttacactctgtacgactgggcgagttgaccgtgtggttagcggtgcgcagctgtgagcttgcatccgagagatagtggattcgaacccccattgtcgggtcaaatgctggacctgtaccttaattaaggcttaaggcactcctagccctttcctatcccatcgtcgccataaaacctatctatgtcggtgcgacgtgaatcaaataaaaaatactctgtacgcagcaataatcctatctaccggagatgaagggcaacagatgacacaaagcacatcacgacaaacaatggtcaatgtaatgttattgttgatcaatgttatgagctttctatattgtaggccttcacatttagttttctttcgactctgtgatttgtaaaatattttataccataaactgtagtttcttattctccgactttacataccgattttcattaaatactgtttacccatttctggttactcggcgctgattggacttagtaacaaaaatccaaaatcatgaatatctttgtgatcatagccagtacggtaacaatgtataagacatgaataataggaaatttaatactatataaccctagttatgtagtattcatcgattacacctctaataagaaatatttgagaattacattttaggccttcccataaactaccatttcactcagcgtgaatacaataatttacagcctagactatagcgacttatttcctgactttgcataccgattttcatcaagataggactactaataacaacaatatttgagaattatattttaggccttcccctaaactaccattccactcagcgtgagtaaaatgatttatagcctagattgtagaggctcatcccccgacttcacataccgattttcattagactactaataacataaacagttgagaattcaattttaggccttcccctaaactaccatttcactcagcgtgagtaaaatgatttatagcctagattgtagaggctcaacccctgacttcacataccaattttcattaaattctcttcaaccgttttctcgtgatgcgtgtacatacagacagacagaaattacggaaaagtaaaaagtgtattttcttgttactatggacatgaccgatacagaaataccattattttcaaattctgagcaatgtacagacaaaactcttattttatatatatagatggcatACACCcagattattaaatataaataagaTGGCTAAATACTGTATAGCCTACAGTGAAAGTGAGAGATCATAAGATGTAAAATTACAATGCGATTTTGGGTCTTTCCAGCCACTGTTGTGCATTGTCAGATAAATTGACCAAGTCCTTGATAGACCCATTGAATTATCTTTTGCTGCAATCGAAACTAATGTGTTGAACAATCTGCTTCTACTCTCTGCAATCACAGCCTGGGGATGGTTGCATACCCCACTTATCCGCATCTTCCATGGCTTGTTCCGACTTTGTTGAATTAAACCCACATCTTTCGTGGGAGATCAAAGCTTTATGCAGTGGGCGTGCACGATGGCGACTGTTAAGCAACAGTCTACAACGGATGAAGTTTGGAGACAGATGTGTTTGTACATTTTAAAACGACAAGAATTAGACGAGTGTATAGTGGGGTTGCTGGAGAACCGGAAAAGGAAACTAACTGTTAACATGTACCATATTTAACGAGACATAACGAAGCATATCATTCAAACTTAATCACAAAATATATCATATCATGGATGTTGGAGAGCAAGTTTCatcatttctctttttttttttttttttttttttttttttttttttttttttttttttttttttgctttatgtcgcaccgacacaggcaggtcttctggcgacattggaataggaaagggctaggagtgggaaggaagcggccgtggccttaattaaggtacagccccagcatttgcctggtgtgaaaatgggaaaccacggaaaaccattttgagggctgccgacagtggggttcgaacctactatctcccgaatactggatactggccgcacttaagcgactgcagctatcgagcttggtcatcaTTTCTTTTAATAAACAATAAATCAATTTCGTTTTGGTCTGTTGTTAATTAAGAGTGATATTTAGAAACTTCCTGTGAGAACTGTAAGATGAGTTATTACACTGGAAGGAAAACTTGCTATTACATTGAAGTACGGTAAGCAGGTAACTATAAGGAAATTATTATTCTAACATCAGCTCATTTGGTTTTCAGAGATTaatttaatgatttaaatataGCCTTACATTACAGGTTTGAATGGAATGTTAGTTTTCTTTCCTCATTTCTGTACTTGTTCCCAGATTATGAATAAATATACTGGTTATGTTAATGAATTGGacccacgaaatgtcactgtaatatttgtcccaaatagaagataattgcttttactcaaataaagtgtaaaatctgcggtaaattaagaaataccgtcattACCAGAGAAATATTGTTGCATTTCGCTCCTCGTGTtccttcttgaggtccagggctagcaccgacaaaCGGGAGTGCTATGTATGTGAattttcattatctttgtccaCATAACTAGCACGGGCAGTTCAAACAACAAAAAAGCATGATCCCTggagcaataaatatattattttttatcacaaggaaaatagcatgatccctcaaccaataaatatatcacttaatgaatgacttagggcacaaaacgaatgagtaacatgaagaaaatgacacctaattaattcaaacaacttaagtgagcaaagatatcacacatgaaagtgttagacaaacaaaacatatggaagcgctgtgacgtagcagaaaaaatagttgtaaggtagtaaagtactGTATGTATCcgtattattctctacaagtaaaatatttcgtactatttcttaatttactgcagattttacactttatttaagtaaaataaattatcttccatttgggacaaatattacagtgacatttcgtggatccaattcgttcacgtaacccatTATACCACTTAAGTTTACAGCCTCATTACTGGCGTAAATCTCAAGGTCTGTTATTATTTGTAAGTGGCACAATTTCGCTTTGATTGCAGATAAATTGACAACCTTTTTATGAGTATCTCGAAGAGTTTGCACCTTTCTTCTTCAGTTGTTCCAGCAATGGCTCATTTGCGGTCTGGTCCTTTTCTCACGCATGCTTCTGCTTGTACTCGGTGTACTCCTGCCATCATCAGTAGTACTCACAGAGTTGGTAGTTTCTTCTTCCTTCTGGATTGTTCCCAGATACTTCTACTTCTTGAGAATCCTTGTAATCTATTTCTGGTACCACCTGCGGTAGGACATTAACCACCATGGCCCTCTCAAATTCTACACGATTAAGTAATTCCAAATACAGAGCCAAGGAACAGGCACACTAcgaacgggagatagtgggttcaagccccactgttgacagcactgaagatggttttcccatggtttcccattttcacaccaggcaaatgctggggttgtaccttaaggccacggccgcttccttcccactcctatcccattgtcgccataatacctatctgtgtcggtgcaacataaatcaaattgtaaaaaaaaaaagaaatactagtGTAACCATGCTACTCCGCAGCATTTTTTATAAATACGTCGGGTAACTCCTCTTGATATGCCTGATGTAAGTcagtcatattattttgcctgaCCTTTTCactagtttcatgaacatttaatactggtacataataattattgattcattcgtaatgtacttAACACTTAAGGCCATATAATATTCAATGCCCTTCGATCAGTCGGgagtatctggatcttaacattttcaaatgatttTGCCCGAAGTAGTACAACATACAGTTGGCCGTCACTCAGTACTGAtttgggtaagta
This window harbors:
- the mRpL34 gene encoding large ribosomal subunit protein bL34m; the encoded protein is MAQVIPFLLKYLPRLPVIRQLSSVASRLNIAPQPSLSSAVRQLHSVAGFSNFITTTVAPQNCQGCLSRQLPGMASTSLLQTNSLPNLFQVRTNVRCHFPRPSERKRIKRHGWRKRMSTLPGRRILMRRILKGRYVLSH